In one Bartonella grahamii subsp. shimonis genomic region, the following are encoded:
- a CDS encoding Maf family nucleotide pyrophosphatase translates to MNADTLILASLSFYRAQLLKKAGLNFFIEGASFDEREIEKKAKEKTPKELSCFLASAKAKNVSDRFPDAFVIGCDQVLDLEGKIFHKVTNIEEAHQRLCELSGKKHSLHSAVALFKNGQKIWVEAFSAHMSVRFLSSEFIERYLVRVGKDVLNSVGVYQIEGEGIQLFEKIDGDFFTIVGLPLLPLLVKLRHLGIIDG, encoded by the coding sequence ATGAACGCAGATACGTTAATATTAGCATCTCTTAGTTTTTATCGTGCACAATTATTAAAAAAGGCAGGTTTAAATTTTTTCATTGAAGGAGCTTCTTTTGATGAAAGAGAAATAGAAAAAAAAGCAAAAGAAAAAACACCTAAAGAACTCAGCTGTTTTCTTGCGAGCGCAAAAGCAAAAAATGTTTCAGATCGTTTTCCTGATGCTTTCGTTATTGGCTGTGATCAAGTGCTTGATTTAGAAGGTAAAATTTTCCATAAAGTAACAAATATTGAGGAAGCACATCAACGTTTATGTGAGTTATCAGGAAAAAAACATTCTCTTCATAGTGCGGTAGCTTTATTTAAAAATGGTCAAAAAATTTGGGTTGAAGCTTTTAGTGCACATATGTCTGTTCGTTTTCTTTCGTCAGAGTTTATTGAACGTTATTTAGTACGCGTAGGGAAAGATGTTCTAAACAGCGTGGGAGTATATCAAATTGAAGGGGAAGGGATTCAACTCTTTGAAAAAATTGATGGAGATTTTTTTACCATTGTTGGTTTACCTTTACTGCCTCTACTCGTAAAACTGCGTCATTTAGGAATTATTGATGGTTGA
- a CDS encoding shikimate dehydrogenase, whose protein sequence is MVDLTIKKTNYPRAFVVGSPIHHSKSPKIHNFWLKQYGLQGEYLAQEVTSEEFSHFIASLQKIGFCGGNVTLPYKQEAFRLADYKDERATMIGAVNTLWYEGDKLCATNSDAYGFSANLDDFASDWGGETALVFGAGGAARAIIYALKKRGFKQIYLINRTKQRADNLAQHFGKSIKVYDWHKIHEILHQADLIVNTTSIGIKNPEEKSASFFCDFSKAKKTALVTDIIYTPLITPFLQQAKACDLKTVDGLGMLLHQAVIGFEQWFGIRPQVTKALRTAILEDMGEKRE, encoded by the coding sequence ATGGTTGACTTAACAATAAAAAAGACAAATTATCCGCGTGCTTTTGTCGTTGGTTCTCCAATTCATCATTCAAAATCGCCCAAAATTCACAATTTTTGGCTTAAACAATACGGTTTACAAGGAGAATATCTTGCACAAGAAGTAACATCTGAAGAATTCAGTCATTTTATTGCGTCTTTACAAAAAATAGGCTTTTGTGGAGGAAATGTTACTTTGCCTTATAAACAGGAAGCTTTTCGTTTAGCAGATTATAAAGATGAAAGAGCAACAATGATTGGTGCTGTTAATACACTTTGGTATGAAGGAGATAAGCTTTGTGCCACAAATAGCGATGCCTATGGTTTTAGCGCTAATCTTGATGATTTTGCATCTGATTGGGGAGGGGAAACAGCTCTTGTTTTTGGAGCAGGTGGTGCCGCACGCGCTATCATATATGCCTTAAAAAAACGCGGATTTAAACAGATTTATTTGATTAATCGGACAAAACAACGCGCCGATAATTTAGCTCAGCATTTTGGAAAATCCATTAAAGTTTACGATTGGCATAAAATCCATGAAATACTTCATCAAGCTGATTTGATTGTTAATACAACCTCTATTGGCATAAAAAATCCAGAAGAAAAAAGTGCTTCTTTTTTTTGCGATTTTAGTAAAGCAAAAAAAACGGCGTTAGTAACAGATATTATTTATACACCATTGATAACTCCTTTTTTACAACAGGCAAAGGCTTGTGATCTCAAGACGGTTGATGGGCTTGGGATGCTTCTACATCAGGCTGTTATAGGGTTTGAACAGTGGTTTGGAATAAGACCACAGGTAACAAAAGCGTTACGGACAGCCATTTTAGAGGATATGGGTGAAAAAAGAGAATGA
- the coaE gene encoding dephospho-CoA kinase (Dephospho-CoA kinase (CoaE) performs the final step in coenzyme A biosynthesis.) yields MKIIGLTGSIAMGKSTVADFFKQAGISVFSADEAVQQLYKSEPALSFIELIFPGVVENGEVNRLKLSEILIDDKEKLQTLEKIIHPLVQEKEREFIDIARKQGKKLVILDIPLLFEKNGESRVDSIIVVSAPPEIQKERVMIRQGMNEKKFAFINALQMPDEKKRERADFIIDTGKDLENTRQQVFDVIKKLKN; encoded by the coding sequence ATGAAAATCATAGGATTAACGGGATCAATTGCTATGGGAAAATCAACAGTTGCTGATTTTTTCAAGCAAGCGGGTATTTCTGTTTTTAGTGCTGATGAAGCAGTACAACAGCTTTATAAAAGTGAGCCAGCTTTGTCATTCATAGAGCTTATTTTTCCTGGTGTTGTTGAAAACGGTGAAGTTAACCGTTTGAAACTTTCTGAGATTTTGATTGATGATAAGGAAAAATTACAAACATTAGAAAAAATAATTCATCCTTTGGTGCAAGAAAAAGAAAGGGAATTTATTGATATAGCGCGTAAACAAGGGAAAAAATTAGTTATCCTTGATATTCCACTCCTGTTTGAAAAAAATGGTGAAAGTCGTGTCGATAGCATAATTGTTGTTTCTGCTCCACCAGAAATACAAAAAGAACGTGTAATGATTCGCCAAGGTATGAATGAGAAAAAATTTGCCTTTATTAACGCTCTACAAATGCCTGATGAAAAAAAACGAGAACGTGCTGATTTTATTATTGATACAGGGAAAGATTTAGAGAATACACGTCAACAGGTTTTTGATGTGATAAAAAAACTAAAGAATTGA
- the dnaQ gene encoding DNA polymerase III subunit epsilon: protein MREIIFDTETTGLDKETDRIIEIGCVEMVDRYLTGRQFHVYLNPEGVIIPEEVVAIHGLTNERLKNEKSFSDIVDEFLEFIKGATMIAHNASFDIGFINAELKRVNKPLISVDNILDTLAMARRKFPMGPNSLDILCKRFGIDNSHRVFHGALLDAEILADVYIELIGGKQGVLGFDNRRGVYEHIQNDKDTSYAVKIRPQALPSRLGPQEKRLHADFINKMGEKALWNDFKIHE, encoded by the coding sequence ATGCGGGAAATTATTTTTGATACAGAAACAACAGGTTTAGATAAAGAGACAGATCGCATAATCGAAATTGGTTGTGTAGAAATGGTTGATCGTTATCTTACGGGACGCCAATTTCATGTTTATTTAAACCCTGAAGGCGTTATTATTCCTGAGGAAGTTGTAGCAATTCACGGATTAACCAATGAACGCCTAAAAAACGAGAAAAGTTTTAGTGATATTGTTGATGAATTTTTGGAATTTATCAAAGGCGCGACAATGATTGCGCATAATGCGAGTTTTGATATTGGTTTTATTAATGCAGAATTAAAACGTGTCAATAAACCGCTTATTAGTGTTGATAATATTCTTGATACATTGGCCATGGCACGGCGTAAATTTCCTATGGGTCCTAATTCTCTTGATATTTTATGCAAACGTTTTGGAATTGATAACAGCCATCGTGTTTTTCATGGTGCTTTGCTTGATGCAGAGATTCTAGCCGATGTTTATATTGAACTGATCGGTGGAAAGCAAGGTGTATTGGGTTTTGATAACAGGAGGGGTGTTTATGAACATATCCAGAATGATAAAGATACATCTTATGCAGTTAAAATTCGCCCACAAGCTTTACCTTCAAGATTGGGTCCGCAAGAAAAAAGGTTGCATGCTGATTTTATTAACAAGATGGGTGAAAAAGCTCTGTGGAATGACTTCAAAATTCATGAATAA
- the polA gene encoding DNA polymerase I, giving the protein MKATDHLFLVDGSGYVFRAYYALPPLKRKKDGLPVGAVAGFCNMLWKLLCDARNTATGIVPTHFAVIFDYSSDTFRKQIYPEYKANRTEPPEDLIPQFALIRQATKAFNLPCIEKEGFEADDLIATYAKLATKVGAKTTIISSDKDLMQLVNTHVSLYDGMKNKHIGISEVVEKWGVAPEKMIDLQALIGDSTDNVPGIPGIGPKTAAQLLDQFGSLDFLLQNVTEIKQTKRRENIQAYREQVKISRELVRLKTDVPIDNGLDDFILEPQDGPRLIAFLKAMEFSTLTRRVAEATTCDAAVIDALDIDVEWEKLSHKHDSDIENTEHTSLHDFSENSPQVFAQKRKDQALTQKITRDAYTTILDEEILKEWLSQVQEQGFFAFNTKTTSLDPMQAKLVGFSLALQSEKAAYIPLEHFDEGKEDLLRGGRITSQIETRKALALLKPILEDSAVLKIGQNIKYDWLVMKQYDIVINSFDDTMLLSYALEAGTLTHNIDDLSERWLKHKPIAYKDLTHNGKKITSFAQVDLKQATVYAAENADIILRLWQVLKPQLVARGMTKIYERLDRPLVEVLARMEERGILIDRQILLRLSGELAQAALILEEEIYKQADEKFNLASPKQLGDILFGKMGLLGGAKTKGGQWSTSAQSLEELAAEGHILPRKIIEWRQLTKLKSTYTDALPSYIFPKTGRVHTNYSLAITSTGRLSSSEPNLQNIPVRTAEGRKIRTAFIAPKGHVLLSADYSQIELRILAHIADIKALKEAFAKGHDIHAITASQMFGVSVEGMHSDIRRRAKAINFGIIYGISAFGLANQLGISRQEAGRYIKLYFERFPGIKDYMEKTKIFARENGYVETIFGRRIHYPEIKAKNAKIRSLNERAAINAPIQGSAADIIRRAMIQMEGALKEEKLSAKMLLQVHDELIFEVPEEESKKTIAVVKNIMENATIPVLSLSVPLEVKVMTAQNWDEAH; this is encoded by the coding sequence ATGAAAGCAACAGATCATCTTTTTTTGGTTGACGGATCAGGCTATGTTTTTCGTGCTTATTATGCTTTGCCGCCTTTAAAACGTAAAAAGGATGGACTTCCTGTAGGAGCAGTAGCTGGTTTTTGTAATATGTTATGGAAATTACTTTGTGATGCTCGTAATACAGCTACTGGTATTGTTCCAACACATTTTGCTGTTATTTTTGATTATTCATCTGATACTTTTCGGAAACAAATTTATCCTGAATATAAAGCGAATCGCACTGAACCTCCTGAAGATCTAATTCCTCAATTCGCGCTAATACGCCAAGCAACGAAGGCTTTTAATTTGCCTTGTATTGAAAAGGAAGGATTTGAAGCGGATGATTTAATTGCTACCTATGCAAAATTGGCAACAAAAGTTGGGGCAAAAACAACCATTATCTCTTCTGATAAGGATCTTATGCAACTCGTAAATACGCATGTATCTTTGTATGATGGAATGAAAAACAAGCATATAGGTATCTCAGAAGTTGTAGAAAAATGGGGTGTTGCACCTGAAAAAATGATTGATTTACAAGCATTAATTGGAGATTCAACGGATAATGTACCGGGTATTCCAGGCATTGGTCCAAAAACTGCAGCCCAGTTGTTAGATCAGTTTGGTTCTCTTGATTTTTTATTGCAAAACGTAACAGAAATTAAACAAACAAAACGACGTGAAAACATTCAAGCTTATAGAGAACAAGTTAAAATTTCTCGTGAACTTGTTAGACTTAAAACAGATGTTCCTATAGATAATGGTTTAGATGATTTTATTTTGGAGCCACAAGATGGTCCACGTTTAATTGCTTTTTTGAAAGCAATGGAATTTTCAACATTAACGCGTCGCGTGGCAGAGGCAACGACATGCGATGCAGCTGTTATTGATGCACTTGACATAGATGTTGAATGGGAAAAACTGAGCCACAAGCATGATTCTGATATAGAGAATACTGAGCACACATCTCTCCATGATTTTTCTGAAAATTCTCCACAAGTTTTTGCACAAAAACGTAAAGATCAAGCGCTGACTCAAAAAATTACAAGAGATGCTTATACAACAATTCTTGATGAAGAAATTTTAAAAGAGTGGTTATCACAAGTACAAGAACAAGGCTTTTTCGCTTTTAATACTAAAACAACATCTCTTGATCCGATGCAAGCAAAGCTTGTTGGTTTTTCACTCGCATTACAGTCAGAAAAAGCAGCCTATATACCTCTTGAACATTTTGATGAAGGAAAAGAGGATCTTTTGAGGGGCGGGCGCATTACCTCGCAGATTGAGACCCGAAAAGCTTTAGCACTTTTAAAACCGATATTAGAAGATTCAGCGGTGTTAAAAATTGGTCAGAATATAAAATATGATTGGTTAGTGATGAAGCAATACGACATTGTGATAAACTCTTTTGATGACACCATGCTTTTGTCATATGCTTTGGAAGCTGGAACTTTAACTCATAATATAGATGATTTGTCTGAACGTTGGCTTAAACACAAACCAATTGCCTATAAAGATTTAACGCATAACGGAAAAAAAATTACTTCTTTTGCACAAGTAGATTTAAAACAAGCAACCGTTTATGCGGCAGAAAATGCTGATATAATACTACGCCTTTGGCAAGTATTGAAACCGCAACTTGTTGCTCGGGGTATGACAAAAATTTATGAACGCCTTGATCGACCCCTTGTAGAAGTTCTTGCAAGAATGGAAGAACGTGGGATTCTTATTGATCGGCAGATTTTATTGCGTCTTTCAGGAGAATTGGCACAAGCTGCTTTGATTCTAGAAGAGGAAATTTATAAACAAGCTGATGAAAAGTTTAATCTTGCTTCGCCAAAGCAATTAGGGGATATCCTTTTTGGCAAAATGGGATTACTTGGAGGTGCTAAAACCAAGGGTGGGCAATGGTCAACTTCTGCACAGTCCTTAGAAGAGTTGGCTGCTGAAGGTCATATTTTACCGCGTAAAATTATTGAGTGGCGTCAACTTACAAAGCTAAAATCTACCTATACAGATGCCTTGCCTTCTTATATTTTCCCAAAAACAGGGCGAGTTCACACGAATTATTCTTTGGCAATAACATCAACAGGGCGGTTATCATCATCAGAGCCAAATTTACAAAATATTCCAGTGCGAACTGCTGAAGGACGTAAAATCAGAACAGCTTTTATTGCTCCCAAAGGACATGTGTTACTTTCTGCTGACTATAGTCAGATTGAATTGCGTATTCTTGCACATATTGCGGATATAAAAGCATTAAAAGAAGCTTTTGCTAAAGGGCATGATATTCACGCTATAACAGCATCGCAAATGTTTGGTGTTTCGGTAGAGGGAATGCATTCAGATATACGACGGCGTGCAAAAGCGATTAATTTTGGTATTATTTATGGTATTTCAGCTTTTGGATTAGCCAATCAATTGGGAATTTCACGTCAAGAAGCGGGTCGTTATATTAAACTGTATTTTGAAAGATTTCCAGGAATTAAAGATTATATGGAGAAGACCAAAATCTTTGCACGTGAAAATGGTTATGTAGAAACAATTTTTGGACGTCGTATCCATTATCCAGAAATAAAAGCAAAGAATGCAAAAATTCGTTCCCTTAATGAGCGAGCAGCTATCAATGCTCCAATTCAAGGTTCTGCGGCCGATATTATTCGTCGCGCTATGATACAGATGGAAGGTGCCTTAAAAGAAGAAAAACTATCAGCAAAAATGTTGCTGCAAGTGCATGATGAATTGATTTTTGAAGTACCAGAAGAAGAGAGTAAAAAAACCATAGCTGTTGTTAAAAATATTATGGAAAATGCCACAATACCGGTTTTATCTTTATCTGTACCGCTTGAAGTAAAAGTCATGACGGCTCAAAATTGGGATGAGGCACATTAA
- a CDS encoding endonuclease/exonuclease/phosphatase family protein: MTKIPYKQKLPWFTGFIQQKLHSSLLNAIHSRSHHQSNIINQNSNYDLTVASYNVHKCVGVDKIFNPTRIVRVITELQVDILALQEADKRFGERVGLINLQLLKAETSLIPVPLNTMSPHGHGWYGNALFLRKGYVRDILQVTLPSIEPRGAIIVELEMAAGPIRIIAAHFGLLHYSRKQQTKMLLEIFQKRSLMPTLLIGDFNEWRIGKRSSLNHFSPYFDSTFEVVPSFPSRFPLLALDRVFSFPHQLITSIENHHSPLARIASDHLPIKAYLNLSNAINILKKNKKINVPHPNFEPS, translated from the coding sequence ATGACAAAAATACCTTATAAGCAAAAACTCCCTTGGTTTACCGGTTTTATCCAACAAAAACTCCATAGTTCCCTTTTAAATGCAATTCATAGCCGCTCTCATCATCAATCAAACATCATCAATCAAAATAGTAATTATGATCTGACCGTTGCTTCCTATAATGTGCATAAATGTGTAGGTGTTGATAAAATTTTTAATCCTACAAGAATTGTCCGTGTTATTACTGAATTACAAGTTGACATCCTTGCTCTTCAAGAAGCAGATAAACGTTTTGGGGAACGCGTCGGTTTGATTAATCTTCAGCTATTAAAAGCTGAAACCAGTTTGATTCCTGTACCCCTTAATACTATGTCACCTCATGGCCATGGTTGGTATGGGAATGCTCTTTTTTTGCGAAAAGGATATGTACGTGATATTTTACAAGTCACTCTTCCTAGTATTGAACCACGTGGGGCTATCATTGTAGAGTTGGAAATGGCAGCAGGTCCTATTCGTATTATTGCGGCTCATTTTGGCTTATTACATTACTCTCGTAAACAACAAACAAAAATGCTCCTTGAAATTTTCCAAAAACGCTCCCTTATGCCTACACTCCTCATAGGAGATTTTAATGAATGGCGGATAGGAAAAAGATCATCTTTAAATCATTTTTCTCCCTATTTTGATAGCACTTTTGAAGTTGTACCAAGCTTTCCCTCTCGCTTTCCTTTGTTAGCCCTTGATAGAGTTTTTTCTTTTCCCCACCAATTGATAACAAGTATTGAAAATCACCATTCACCGCTTGCACGCATTGCTTCAGATCATTTGCCTATCAAAGCCTATCTTAATCTTTCCAACGCAATCAACATTCTTAAAAAAAATAAAAAAATTAATGTGCCTCATCCCAATTTTGAGCCGTCATGA
- a CDS encoding Bax inhibitor-1/YccA family protein — translation MANFKNLRSAPTSHADASIDQGLRDYMLGVYNTMAIGLLITAAAAYAIVSLATTTDMSQAAAQINSSVYLTPFGVTFYTSPFSYIVMFSPLIAVLFLSFKINTLSTNAARSLFFGYAALVGLSLSSIVLRYTTESIVQTFVISAATFGALSLYGYTTKRDLTAIGSFLFIGLIGLLLSMIVNIFLGSSALQFAISVIGVFIFAGLTAYDTQNIKLMYYEGDGSDAKGRKVIMGALNLYLDFINMFVFLLQFLGSNRD, via the coding sequence ATGGCTAATTTTAAAAATTTACGTTCGGCGCCTACTTCTCACGCCGATGCATCAATTGATCAGGGATTGCGCGACTATATGTTGGGTGTCTACAATACAATGGCCATTGGTTTGCTTATTACAGCTGCTGCCGCTTACGCAATTGTATCATTAGCAACGACAACAGATATGAGCCAAGCAGCAGCTCAAATCAATAGCAGTGTTTATCTGACACCATTTGGAGTAACATTTTATACATCGCCATTCTCTTATATTGTTATGTTTTCACCACTCATAGCAGTTTTATTCCTTAGTTTTAAAATTAATACATTGAGCACAAATGCTGCTCGTAGCCTCTTTTTTGGTTATGCTGCTCTGGTTGGTCTTTCACTGTCTTCAATCGTTTTGCGCTATACGACGGAAAGCATCGTGCAAACTTTTGTCATTTCCGCCGCAACTTTCGGAGCTCTTTCACTTTATGGATACACAACAAAGCGTGATCTCACAGCAATCGGTTCATTCTTATTCATCGGATTGATTGGCTTGTTGCTTTCCATGATTGTGAACATTTTTCTTGGATCAAGTGCTTTGCAATTTGCTATCTCTGTGATTGGTGTTTTTATTTTTGCTGGTTTAACAGCCTACGATACCCAAAACATTAAGTTGATGTATTATGAAGGAGATGGAAGCGACGCCAAAGGACGTAAAGTTATTATGGGCGCGTTGAATCTTTATCTTGATTTCATCAATATGTTTGTCTTCTTGCTACAGTTTCTTGGCTCAAACCGTGATTGA
- the lspA gene encoding signal peptidase II: MIRKSLSFLLFGLAFTVVLDQAVKYWIMHNMPLGTEISLIPFLSLYHVRNSGIAFSFFSSFSHWGIIAITIIVIIFLLWLWKNTEYNKSLMRFGLILIIGGAIGNLIDRIRFHHVTDYILFHIDDIFYFAIFNLADSFITLGVIAILIEELRTWIKVKRHSDNTPSH; this comes from the coding sequence ATGATTCGTAAATCACTTTCTTTTCTTCTCTTTGGCTTGGCCTTTACAGTAGTACTTGATCAGGCTGTCAAATACTGGATTATGCACAATATGCCTTTAGGAACAGAAATTTCACTTATTCCTTTTCTTTCCCTTTATCATGTGCGTAATTCTGGTATTGCATTTTCGTTTTTTTCTTCCTTTTCTCACTGGGGAATCATCGCCATCACGATCATTGTAATTATCTTCCTTCTATGGTTATGGAAAAATACTGAATATAATAAGTCTTTAATGCGCTTTGGTCTTATTCTTATTATTGGGGGAGCAATTGGCAATCTTATTGATCGTATTCGCTTTCATCATGTCACTGATTATATACTTTTTCATATTGATGATATTTTTTATTTTGCTATTTTCAACCTTGCAGATAGTTTTATCACTCTCGGTGTTATTGCCATCCTTATTGAAGAATTGCGTACTTGGATAAAAGTAAAACGTCATTCCGACAATACACCTTCTCATTGA
- a CDS encoding RNA methyltransferase, producing MCRPKTGRVKEITSLSNPIIKDLKGLSQKKNRNREGLFMAEGLKLVINALDLGWTIQTLIFSKSKIGNAAIENTAARAVANGGFVIKASQKVMESLARRDNPQTVIGIFKQKWQPLEMIKGQAKDVYIALDRVRDPGNLGTIIRTADAVGAKGVILIGETTDPFSPETVRATMGSIFSVPLYRFDENVFLNWSAHFKGIIVGTHLKGSMDYRTLDFKNGPIILLMGNEKQGLSDLLTNRCDKLARIPQSGRADSLNLAVATAVMLYEIRRPYLILEPCKEKYDS from the coding sequence ATGTGTAGACCAAAAACTGGTAGAGTGAAAGAAATTACCTCTCTTAGCAACCCCATCATAAAAGATCTTAAGGGACTTAGCCAAAAGAAAAACCGTAATAGAGAAGGTCTTTTCATGGCAGAGGGATTAAAATTAGTCATTAATGCTCTCGATCTCGGCTGGACAATACAGACGCTTATTTTTTCTAAAAGTAAAATTGGTAATGCTGCTATCGAAAATACTGCTGCACGTGCTGTAGCCAATGGTGGTTTTGTTATTAAAGCCTCACAAAAGGTTATGGAATCACTTGCCCGACGCGATAATCCACAAACAGTTATTGGTATTTTCAAGCAAAAATGGCAACCTCTTGAAATGATAAAAGGACAAGCTAAAGATGTTTATATCGCGCTTGATCGTGTGCGTGATCCTGGAAATCTTGGTACCATTATTCGAACTGCTGATGCTGTGGGTGCTAAAGGTGTTATTTTAATTGGCGAAACAACAGACCCTTTCTCTCCTGAAACGGTCCGTGCGACCATGGGATCTATTTTCTCTGTACCACTTTATCGTTTTGATGAAAACGTCTTTTTAAACTGGTCTGCTCACTTTAAAGGTATAATCGTTGGAACACATCTCAAAGGATCTATGGATTATCGCACTCTTGATTTCAAAAATGGTCCTATTATCCTTTTAATGGGGAATGAAAAACAAGGATTATCAGATCTTCTTACAAATCGGTGTGATAAACTTGCGCGTATTCCACAAAGCGGACGTGCAGACTCGCTTAATCTAGCTGTAGCAACAGCTGTTATGCTTTATGAAATTCGTCGCCCCTATTTAATACTGGAACCATGTAAGGAAAAATATGATTCGTAA
- a CDS encoding class I SAM-dependent methyltransferase, whose amino-acid sequence MPAQCFHPSHNNRYPQEKLPLILETGMSENYALIDSGHGQKLERYGAYRIIRPEGQALWKPALSQKQWADVDAIFTGNRDEEGVGRWHFPKKLLDETWPLSWNGLSFLGRFTSFRHVGVFPEQDAHWRSMEEQIIKASRPIKLLNLFGYTGIASLIGARAGANVTHVDASKKAIAWAKANQARAGLSDHSIRWICDDAMKFVERELRRKKSYDMILLDPPAYGRGPHGEVWQLFDHLPAMITNCRKLLSDKPLSIVLTAYSIRASFFALHALMRDAFVNLGGTVESGELILREEVAGRALSTSLFSRWIA is encoded by the coding sequence ATGCCCGCACAATGCTTTCACCCCTCCCACAATAATAGATATCCGCAGGAAAAGTTGCCTCTTATTTTAGAAACAGGTATGAGTGAAAACTATGCTCTCATTGATTCTGGTCATGGACAAAAATTAGAGCGTTATGGAGCTTACCGCATTATTCGACCAGAAGGCCAAGCACTATGGAAACCAGCTTTATCACAAAAACAATGGGCTGATGTTGATGCTATTTTCACAGGAAACCGTGATGAAGAAGGGGTTGGTCGTTGGCATTTTCCTAAAAAGCTACTTGATGAAACATGGCCTCTTTCTTGGAATGGATTGTCTTTTCTAGGCCGTTTTACTTCCTTTCGTCATGTGGGCGTTTTTCCTGAGCAAGATGCCCATTGGCGTTCTATGGAAGAACAAATCATTAAAGCCTCACGCCCTATAAAATTATTAAATCTTTTTGGCTACACAGGTATCGCCTCTTTGATTGGAGCACGAGCGGGCGCGAATGTTACCCATGTTGATGCTTCTAAAAAAGCCATTGCATGGGCAAAAGCTAATCAAGCAAGAGCAGGATTATCAGATCATTCTATTCGCTGGATTTGCGATGATGCTATGAAATTTGTCGAGCGTGAACTACGTCGTAAGAAAAGCTATGATATGATTCTTCTTGATCCCCCCGCTTATGGACGCGGACCCCATGGTGAAGTTTGGCAACTGTTTGATCATTTACCCGCCATGATCACAAATTGTCGTAAACTTCTCTCTGATAAACCGCTCTCTATTGTCCTTACAGCTTATTCTATTCGTGCTTCCTTCTTTGCACTTCATGCTTTAATGCGTGATGCATTTGTAAATCTTGGTGGTACGGTCGAATCAGGAGAACTCATTTTGCGTGAAGAAGTTGCAGGACGTGCTCTTTCTACTTCTCTTTTTAGCCGTTGGATTGCTTGA
- a CDS encoding lipopolysaccharide assembly protein LapA domain-containing protein: protein MIIKRILLISIGVILTTFLIVFVVANRQMVPLTLDPFRADSESFTYHAPLFIWLFIFFGFGILLGNLISWFSYHKCKKALKKSKAEIEKLKTSITNLV, encoded by the coding sequence ATGATAATTAAACGTATTCTTCTAATAAGTATTGGTGTGATTCTCACAACGTTTTTGATTGTTTTTGTTGTGGCTAATCGTCAAATGGTTCCGTTAACCCTTGATCCTTTTCGAGCAGATTCTGAAAGTTTTACTTATCATGCTCCGCTCTTTATATGGCTCTTTATTTTCTTTGGTTTTGGTATTTTATTAGGAAATCTGATCAGTTGGTTTTCCTATCACAAATGCAAAAAAGCTCTCAAAAAAAGTAAAGCCGAGATCGAGAAATTGAAAACGTCTATCACAAATCTGGTGTAA
- the ihfB gene encoding integration host factor subunit beta: MVKSELVQIIARHNPHLFQRDVENIVNAIFEEISTALANGNRVELRGFGAFSVKSRSARNGRNPRTGEAVSVEEKWIPFFKTGKDLRDRLNQ; this comes from the coding sequence GTGGTAAAATCAGAGCTTGTGCAAATTATCGCTCGTCATAACCCGCATCTTTTTCAACGGGATGTGGAGAATATTGTAAACGCTATTTTTGAGGAAATTTCAACAGCGCTTGCAAATGGCAATCGCGTTGAACTTCGTGGATTTGGAGCTTTTTCTGTAAAAAGCCGTTCAGCCCGTAATGGGCGTAATCCACGAACAGGTGAAGCCGTTTCTGTTGAAGAAAAGTGGATTCCCTTTTTTAAAACTGGCAAGGATTTACGCGATCGTCTTAATCAGTGA